The candidate division KSB1 bacterium DNA window GATCTCTGCCGCCTTTGCAACGCATTGAAAAATTCTACGAAGAAAGGATTATACAATTTACAGAATGCGATTTTACTTTGGGCTGTTTTGGCAGCAATCTCTGCATAGAAATGGGAGACATCAGCCTGCCGATTGGCGCTGCGACCGAAGCCTATTTTAAGCGATTGGAATCGGTGTTGTTATCCTGCCTTCAGGAAGCGCAAGATGCCGGAGATCTGGACAAAGAGAAAAACATCGATAAGCTAGCCCAGTTCATTTACAATAGTTGGAATGGCGCCGTTTTGAGGATGAAAGCCAGCCGCAGTCCGGAACCCCTAAATATTTTTAGGGAAATGCTTACAGAAGTTCTGTTCCGATGAGTGGTAAAAACGGAAAAGTTTTTTTGTCTGCTGCGAAGACGACCGGTCATCTTGTTCACCATAACTCACATCTAAATTTTCGAATTCTAAATGGTTTAAAAAAAACAACAAAACACTTACTTCTAAACAACTAACAAAAGGAGCAACTCATGGCAAGAAAACTGGAAAACAAAGTAGCGGTTATCACCGGGGGTAACAGTGGCATAGGTTTGTCCACAGCAAAATTATTTCAAGCCGAAGGAGCGAGAGTCGTCATCACGGGCCGGCGGCAAGATGTCGTTGATTCTGCGGTCAAGGAGATAGGAGGAGACAGCGTCGGCTTCACATCCGATGCTTCCAAACTTGATGATATTGTGACGCTTTATGACAATATAAAAGAAAGATTTGGCAAGATCGATGTCCTTTTCTTAAATGCCGGCATTGCCAAATTTGGCCCCTTCACCTCCGTTGATGAAGCTGCTTTTGATGAAATGCTAAATATTAACCTAAAGGGTTTGTTCTTCAATGTTCAAAAAGCTTTACACTTACTCAATGAAGGCGCTTCCGTAATTTTTACAACATCTATCGCCGACCAGAAAGGCTTTCCAGACACGAGTGTCTATTCCGCCACCAAGGCAGCCGTTCGATCTCTCGCAAGGACGCTTTCTGCGGAGCTGGTAGATAAGAAAATCAGGGTAAATGCCATAGCGCCAGGGCCCATTGATACACCCATCTTTGAAAAATTAGGCGTTCCGGCAGAGGCAGTAGGAGAAGTGAAAGAGGGATTTGCGAGCACAGTCCCCATGAAAAGGATGGGAAGTCCGGATGAGATCGCAAGAGCGGCGCTTTTTCTAGCATCTGATGATTCGTCATTTGTCCTGGGAATTGAATTGGTGGTTGATGGCGGCGTTGCTCAACTCTAGGTGTATTAATTGAATTGTTAAACCTTAGTTTAAACTCATTGTGTGCAGTAGCACTTGCAGTCTCAATATTGACAAGAACTTGCCGGAAGGTGAGTTTAATCAATTGAAGGAAAGAAAAATGTCATGAAACAAAAATAACTTGAACTTTCAAGATGAAGCCCTACCTAAAATGACTTCTACAATGAGCACTAAAAATAGGAGTTCAAATGAAAGAAACTAACAACCTTATATAGGCTATCCCGGGCTCTTAGAAAAACTAACAAAAACATTAATTCATCGGGAGAAATTGATAATGCGCCTGCAAAATAACCAGAAATTCCCACACATCGCGGCCAAAAGAGTTGGCGGCGGCGAAATGACAATCCCGGATGACTTACTGCAAGAGCAATGGAGCGTATTGCTTTTCTACCGGGGACATTGGTGAGCCTTTTGCAATCGGCAGTTGGCCGATTACCAAAGCAAGCTCGAGCAGTTTTCCAAGATCGGGACGCAGGTGGTGGCCCTGTCCGTGGATTCGGAACAAGACGCACAAAAAACAGCGCAACGCAATAAGCTGACATTTCCGGTTCTATACGAGCTCGACGCTCGTGAAATGGTCGCCACTATCGGCGCCTACATAAGTGAGAAGAAGCTCTATTTGCATGCAACGGGTTTTGTATTACGGCCGGATAAGACTATCGAATTGGCTGGCTACTCCAACGGCCCAATTAGTCGAATTACGGCAGACGATGCGATAGCTATGATCAGTTACTTGAGGCGGAACTCATAAGGAGCGTTTGGCTAGAAGTGTCATGAAAAGCACCTGCAGTTCTAATCTTCAACTATTAAATTGGCAGACGAACTATATGGCATCGAAAGCGCTGCTATTTTAAGAAAGTGACCTGGCAAGCTTCTAAAGCTTTTAGAGTCAACCTAACAGAAATTTACATGACTTTTACCAATTTTTGCATTCCAAAATGATAGCAAAAGCATTAATTTATCTCCATCAAATTTCAGTCTTTTTCTATATTTATATCAGGAAAGGAGGTGGGATTATGAAAAGGACGTAGTGTCTTGCCACTCGATGTCTTGTTTTTATTATTGAGACAAAGTTATCATGAAAGTTTACGTTTAACTTCAAACACAGAAAGGAACACTGAGATGAAACAGTTCAAATTTCTTATAATGATTTTTATGTTGGTTTTACTGCCAGGGGCAGGATTCAACACGATGGTTACGGCCCAGGAGATTCAATCAGCCGCAGCATTGGGCTTTAGTCCGGATGGCGTTTTGTTTGTAGGAGATAATG harbors:
- a CDS encoding TetR family transcriptional regulator C-terminal domain-containing protein, which codes for MLVMKTREDKKQEIIKKGSEIMHRKGYNATGVKDIVDAAGIPKGSFYNYFESKEDFVIQALQYSADHCNTVMGETLRDRSLPPLQRIEKFYEERIIQFTECDFTLGCFGSNLCIEMGDISLPIGAATEAYFKRLESVLLSCLQEAQDAGDLDKEKNIDKLAQFIYNSWNGAVLRMKASRSPEPLNIFREMLTEVLFR
- a CDS encoding glucose 1-dehydrogenase, whose translation is MARKLENKVAVITGGNSGIGLSTAKLFQAEGARVVITGRRQDVVDSAVKEIGGDSVGFTSDASKLDDIVTLYDNIKERFGKIDVLFLNAGIAKFGPFTSVDEAAFDEMLNINLKGLFFNVQKALHLLNEGASVIFTTSIADQKGFPDTSVYSATKAAVRSLARTLSAELVDKKIRVNAIAPGPIDTPIFEKLGVPAEAVGEVKEGFASTVPMKRMGSPDEIARAALFLASDDSSFVLGIELVVDGGVAQL
- a CDS encoding redoxin domain-containing protein — translated: MADYQSKLEQFSKIGTQVVALSVDSEQDAQKTAQRNKLTFPVLYELDAREMVATIGAYISEKKLYLHATGFVLRPDKTIELAGYSNGPISRITADDAIAMISYLRRNS